A window of Terriglobales bacterium contains these coding sequences:
- the dnaG gene encoding DNA primase, translating into MSTTDFKEQLRAQADIVRIVGDYVPLRKSGAQNYQGVCPFHKEKTPSFSVHATRQFYHCFGCGDSGDVFKFVQKIENITFGEAIRLIAQKLGVPMPKVQYDSPAEARQADLRRQLVDINERACAWFQEQLRKSDGTAAREYLTGRGLTPETIAKFRIGFAPETGFLLRDALRGQFDEEIMKQSGLFSWKQDDRTQSDAAQKSAPLYSKFRNRIMFPIMNDQGRVIAFTGRTLSIDEKAGPKYLNSPETPIYVKSRVLFNLDKAKEAIRHLGYAILVEGQMDCISVYAAGFHNVIASSGTAFTDLQAKLLGRFTQNIVVNFDPDTAGATATERTLALLVEEDFTIKVLTLEQGFDPDLFIRKKGAQEYATRLKGAPRYFDYLIERAQMKFPVRTPEGKVKAVNFLLPHIQKVPSRIARDELANEISQKLGIDSGVLRQELKHAATNRGTKQVSAPTVASVTDAERIIIRALAGTHDILSDDRTSSRDGAEEEFDPCRQARFALEHEPLHHGLGTESLVNALLVAEDVDLGSLPVNDHDRKILAECLMNEEEPLTPELMEGAILALRRRHLERQQRELRDKIVDAERKNDSALLAQLLRQKVEIDRALAAHVRQ; encoded by the coding sequence ATGTCCACCACCGATTTCAAAGAGCAGTTGCGCGCGCAAGCCGACATCGTCCGTATCGTCGGCGACTACGTGCCGCTGCGGAAGTCGGGAGCACAAAATTATCAGGGCGTTTGCCCGTTCCACAAAGAGAAGACCCCCTCGTTCTCCGTTCACGCCACGCGCCAGTTCTATCACTGCTTCGGCTGCGGAGATTCCGGCGATGTCTTTAAGTTTGTCCAGAAGATAGAGAACATCACCTTCGGCGAAGCCATTCGATTGATCGCGCAGAAGCTCGGCGTGCCGATGCCGAAGGTGCAGTATGATTCACCCGCGGAAGCACGTCAGGCCGACCTCCGCCGCCAACTGGTGGACATCAACGAACGAGCCTGTGCATGGTTTCAGGAACAGCTCCGAAAGTCGGATGGGACTGCGGCACGCGAGTACCTGACCGGACGTGGACTGACTCCAGAAACGATCGCGAAATTCCGCATCGGCTTCGCACCAGAAACCGGCTTCCTTTTGCGCGATGCTCTCCGCGGGCAGTTCGACGAAGAGATCATGAAGCAGTCCGGCCTGTTCTCCTGGAAGCAGGACGATCGCACGCAATCCGACGCGGCACAGAAATCCGCCCCGCTTTATTCGAAGTTCCGTAACCGGATCATGTTCCCGATCATGAACGATCAGGGACGCGTGATCGCGTTCACCGGACGCACGCTTTCCATTGACGAGAAAGCCGGGCCGAAGTATCTCAATTCACCCGAAACGCCGATCTACGTGAAGTCGCGCGTCTTGTTCAATCTCGACAAAGCGAAGGAAGCCATCCGCCATCTTGGCTACGCGATTCTGGTCGAAGGCCAGATGGACTGCATTTCCGTTTACGCCGCCGGATTCCATAACGTCATTGCTTCGTCCGGAACCGCATTCACCGACCTTCAGGCCAAACTCCTAGGACGCTTCACCCAGAATATCGTCGTCAACTTCGACCCCGATACCGCCGGTGCCACGGCCACTGAGCGAACCCTCGCACTGCTCGTCGAGGAAGACTTCACAATAAAGGTTCTGACGCTGGAGCAGGGATTCGATCCGGACTTGTTTATCCGTAAAAAAGGCGCCCAGGAATATGCGACGAGGTTGAAAGGTGCTCCCCGCTACTTCGACTACCTCATCGAGCGCGCCCAAATGAAGTTCCCCGTGCGTACGCCGGAAGGCAAAGTGAAAGCCGTCAACTTTCTGCTGCCGCACATCCAAAAGGTTCCGAGCCGTATTGCACGCGATGAACTCGCGAACGAAATCTCGCAGAAGCTAGGGATTGACTCCGGCGTCTTACGACAGGAACTGAAGCACGCGGCGACGAATCGCGGTACCAAGCAGGTTTCAGCGCCCACTGTGGCATCGGTTACTGACGCGGAAAGAATCATCATTCGTGCACTCGCCGGGACACACGACATCCTGTCGGACGACCGTACCTCGTCACGCGACGGAGCCGAAGAAGAATTTGATCCTTGTCGCCAGGCCCGCTTTGCCCTTGAACATGAGCCACTGCATCATGGGCTCGGCACCGAATCGCTGGTCAATGCTCTGCTGGTGGCCGAAGATGTGGACCTCGGCTCGCTTCCGGTCAACGATCACGACCGGAAAATTCTGGCGGAGTGCCTCATGAACGAAGAGGAACCGTTGACACCCGAACTGATGGAGGGCGCCATCCTTGCGTTGCGTCGCCGTCATCTCGAACGCCAACAGCGTGAGTTACGCGACAAGATCGTCGATGCCGAACGGAAGAACGATTCCGCTTTGCTTGCGCAGTTGCTCCGGCAGAAGGTGGAAATCGACCGTGCGCTAGCAGCACACGTGCGGCAATAA
- the ilvC gene encoding ketol-acid reductoisomerase, whose product MANIYHDKDADLKIIQSKKVAIIGYGSQGHAHALNLKDSGVNVQVGLSLSSSSKAKAEGAGLKVTDVASASQWADVIMVLIPDTTQPDVYKKSIEPYLTAGKTLMFAHGFNIRFGTITPPKDVNVSMVAPKSPGHRVRELYRDGAGTPALLAVHQDATGDAKALTLSYAKALGVTRAGVLETTFSEETETDLFGEQAVLCGGASELVKAGFNTLVEAGYQPEIAYFECLHELKLIVDLMYQGGLNYMRYSVSDTAEHGDYTGGPRVINDATRAEMRKMLKEIQDGTYAKKWIEENKQGRPWFNATREREQEQLLEKVGAKLREMMPFLKPVKVTPQSEQAAVATR is encoded by the coding sequence ATGGCTAACATTTACCACGATAAAGATGCCGACCTGAAGATCATCCAGTCGAAGAAGGTCGCCATCATTGGATACGGCTCGCAAGGCCACGCCCACGCTCTCAACCTGAAAGACAGCGGTGTCAACGTCCAAGTTGGCCTGTCGCTCTCTTCGTCGTCCAAGGCAAAAGCCGAGGGTGCCGGATTGAAAGTCACCGATGTCGCCAGCGCTTCGCAGTGGGCCGACGTCATCATGGTCCTTATTCCGGACACAACCCAGCCCGATGTTTACAAAAAGTCGATTGAACCGTACCTCACGGCCGGCAAGACGCTTATGTTTGCTCACGGCTTTAACATCCGCTTCGGCACGATTACCCCTCCAAAAGACGTAAACGTCAGCATGGTGGCGCCGAAGTCTCCGGGACACCGGGTTCGCGAACTGTATCGGGATGGAGCGGGAACTCCTGCCCTGCTTGCCGTTCACCAGGATGCAACCGGCGATGCCAAGGCGCTTACGCTTTCGTACGCGAAAGCTCTCGGCGTAACCCGCGCCGGCGTGCTCGAGACCACTTTCTCGGAGGAGACAGAAACCGACCTGTTCGGCGAGCAGGCCGTGCTCTGCGGCGGCGCGAGCGAACTGGTGAAGGCCGGATTCAATACGCTGGTGGAAGCCGGGTACCAACCGGAGATCGCCTATTTCGAGTGCCTGCATGAGCTGAAGCTGATTGTGGATCTCATGTACCAGGGCGGCCTGAATTACATGCGCTACTCCGTGAGCGACACGGCGGAGCACGGCGACTATACCGGTGGGCCGCGAGTAATCAATGATGCGACCCGTGCCGAAATGCGCAAAATGCTTAAGGAGATCCAGGACGGCACTTACGCCAAGAAGTGGATCGAGGAGAACAAGCAGGGACGTCCGTGGTTCAATGCGACGCGCGAGCGCGAACAGGAGCAATTGCTTGAGAAAGTAGGCGCGAAGTTGCGCGAGATGATGCCCTTCCTGAAACCGGTGAAGGTGACACCACAATCGGAACAGGCAGCAGTCGCAACAAGGTAA
- the ilvN gene encoding acetolactate synthase small subunit: MLNTLVVYVENKPGVLTRVASLFRRRAYNIESLTVGHTEKAGVSRMTIVVDTDEFGARRLEAHLYKLVNVLLVENISPSPNVARDLALIKVAATADNRSNVLQLAHVFRARVVDVAPESVIVEITGTEDKIDGLLEVLRPYGVLEMVRTGRVAMSRGTKAAAAAVSASTEVFTDPYSMPDDVSYSV, from the coding sequence ATGCTGAACACATTAGTGGTTTACGTTGAAAACAAACCGGGCGTGCTGACTCGCGTCGCTTCGCTCTTTCGTCGTCGTGCCTACAACATCGAATCGCTGACGGTGGGACATACGGAAAAGGCCGGTGTCTCGCGTATGACGATCGTCGTCGATACAGACGAGTTCGGTGCACGACGCCTGGAAGCTCATCTCTACAAACTTGTGAACGTGTTGCTGGTGGAGAACATCAGCCCTTCGCCCAATGTGGCCCGGGATCTGGCATTGATCAAGGTGGCGGCAACGGCGGACAACCGGTCCAACGTACTGCAACTGGCTCACGTCTTTCGCGCACGCGTGGTAGACGTCGCACCGGAATCCGTGATCGTTGAGATCACCGGCACGGAAGACAAGATCGATGGGCTGCTCGAAGTGCTGCGACCTTACGGCGTTCTCGAAATGGTCCGCACGGGCCGCGTGGCGATGTCGCGAGGGACGAAGGCGGCTGCCGCAGCGGTTTCCGCGAGCACCGAAGTGTTTACTGACCCGTATTCCATGCCGGACGACGTCAGCTATTCAGTCTAG
- the ilvB gene encoding biosynthetic-type acetolactate synthase large subunit, whose translation METMVTKTGAEIVWECLQREGVKHVFGYPGGAILPTYDALTKYDIHHVLVRHEQGATHMADGFARASGEVGVAIATSGPGATNMVTGIATAMLDSSPIVCITGQVGSKLIGSDAFQETDITGVTLPITKHNYLVTHPQEIARTIREAFYIAKSGRPGPVLIDITKDAQQSSCKFDWDGAAPQLSAYRPDHSPAPTDFDKALALINSAKRPVILAGHGIILSGTTDLVRRFAEKAHIPIAMTLLGIGAIPASHPLNLGMMGMHGEAWVNTAIQEADLLLAFGMRFDDRVTGNLKTYAPNAKKIHIEIDPAEINKNVRVDVALVGDLGEVLEELLPRTNENDRSEWNSYIRDLKGDSAVRDIQNLPDSGHLYAAHVINDLWRETHGRALVVTDVGQHQMWEAQYYHHDEPRSLITSGGLGTMGFALPAAIGAKFARPDAEVWVVVGDGGFQMTLCELATIVQEKIDVKIAIINNGYLGMVRQWQEFFYDKRYAATPLVNPDFAKLADAYGIRSFSVAGRGDVVSSVQAARQHPGPALIDFHVEQEDSVYPMVPAGADLHAMIRRPSPLFETGSDE comes from the coding sequence ATGGAAACAATGGTCACCAAGACCGGAGCAGAGATTGTTTGGGAATGCCTGCAGCGCGAAGGCGTGAAGCATGTGTTCGGATATCCAGGTGGAGCGATTTTGCCCACCTACGACGCATTAACCAAGTACGACATCCACCACGTGCTGGTACGTCATGAACAGGGAGCAACCCATATGGCGGACGGCTTCGCACGCGCTTCGGGAGAAGTCGGTGTAGCGATCGCCACGTCGGGACCGGGCGCAACCAACATGGTGACCGGAATCGCGACGGCCATGCTCGATAGTTCCCCAATCGTCTGCATCACGGGACAAGTGGGCAGCAAGTTGATCGGCTCAGACGCGTTCCAGGAAACTGACATCACGGGTGTCACACTTCCGATCACGAAACACAATTACCTGGTTACGCACCCGCAGGAAATTGCCCGGACGATTCGGGAGGCGTTCTACATCGCGAAATCAGGGCGCCCCGGGCCGGTGTTGATCGACATCACGAAGGATGCGCAGCAGAGTTCATGCAAGTTCGACTGGGATGGTGCTGCTCCGCAACTATCTGCGTACCGGCCGGACCACTCCCCTGCTCCGACCGATTTCGATAAAGCACTGGCGCTGATCAACAGCGCAAAGCGCCCCGTCATCCTGGCCGGACACGGCATTATTTTGTCCGGTACGACTGACCTGGTACGTCGTTTCGCAGAAAAGGCTCACATTCCAATCGCCATGACATTGCTGGGGATTGGCGCGATTCCGGCTTCCCATCCGCTGAACCTCGGCATGATGGGCATGCATGGTGAAGCATGGGTGAACACTGCGATCCAGGAGGCCGACCTTCTGCTGGCCTTCGGTATGCGATTCGACGATCGCGTTACCGGCAACCTGAAGACCTACGCGCCGAATGCGAAGAAAATTCATATCGAGATCGATCCGGCGGAGATCAACAAGAATGTGCGCGTGGATGTGGCGCTGGTTGGTGATCTGGGAGAAGTACTCGAAGAACTGCTTCCACGGACCAATGAGAACGACCGCAGCGAATGGAATTCGTATATCCGCGACCTGAAGGGAGACTCGGCGGTTCGCGATATTCAGAATCTTCCCGACAGCGGACACTTGTACGCGGCCCACGTGATCAACGATCTGTGGCGCGAAACACACGGACGCGCGTTGGTGGTGACCGATGTCGGCCAGCACCAGATGTGGGAGGCGCAGTATTACCACCACGATGAGCCGCGATCGCTGATTACCTCCGGCGGTCTGGGCACGATGGGCTTTGCCCTACCCGCGGCGATTGGAGCGAAATTCGCGCGTCCCGACGCGGAAGTGTGGGTCGTTGTTGGCGATGGTGGATTCCAGATGACGCTGTGCGAACTCGCAACGATCGTGCAGGAGAAGATCGATGTGAAGATCGCAATCATCAACAACGGATACCTCGGCATGGTGCGCCAGTGGCAGGAATTCTTCTATGACAAGCGCTACGCGGCCACACCCCTGGTGAACCCCGATTTTGCAAAGCTTGCGGATGCGTACGGCATTCGCTCATTCTCAGTCGCCGGACGAGGTGATGTGGTCAGCTCGGTGCAGGCCGCGCGCCAGCATCCGGGACCTGCACTGATCGATTTCCACGTGGAGCAGGAGGACTCGGTGTACCCCATGGTGCCCGCAGGCGCCGATCTCCACGCAATGATTCGCCGTCCTTCACCGCTGTTTGAAACCGGCTCGGACGAGTAA
- the ilvD gene encoding dihydroxy-acid dehydratase, with product MVAFAFKDVMSQPGKRYSTAITEGAHRAPARAMLKAAGFSDEDLRKPIIGVANTWIEIGPCNYHLRELAAAVKEGIRRAGGTPMEFNTVSISDGITMGSEGMKASLISREVIADSIELVARGNLFDGMVALSGCDKTIPGTIMALARLDIPGLMIYGGSIAPGRFKNHDVTIQDVFEAVGAHARGKLSDTDLCDLENHACPGAGACGGQYTANTMAMVGEFLGISPMGTASVPAVENAKANEAIRAGELVMELVRRDVRPSQIMTRAAIENAITAVAASGGSTNAVLHLLAIAHELGLDLQIDEFDRIAATTPLICDLKPGGQYTAVDMFHAGGNRLLAQRLKSAGRLNAGCVTVSTRTIGDEADSGSERAGQQVVLPMQQALKPHGGFAILKGNLAPEGCVLKLAGHNIRHHRGPARVFDCEEEAFAAVQSGGIKAGDVVVIRYEGPRGGPGMREMLAVTAAINGAGLGDDVALITDGRFSGATHGFMVGHVAPEAANGGPIAAVRDGDVVEIDVNSRILSVELTENQLRSRLATWHAPASKYPTGVMAKYAKGVASAAQGAVTTAFVPRTAKQELEVEAGRCVR from the coding sequence ATGGTGGCTTTCGCGTTTAAGGACGTCATGTCTCAGCCAGGAAAAAGATACAGCACGGCAATAACTGAAGGAGCGCATCGCGCGCCAGCTCGCGCAATGCTGAAAGCGGCCGGCTTTTCCGACGAGGATCTTAGAAAGCCGATCATCGGCGTGGCCAATACTTGGATCGAGATTGGACCCTGCAACTATCACCTGCGTGAACTTGCGGCCGCTGTAAAAGAGGGCATCCGGCGCGCGGGCGGCACACCGATGGAGTTCAACACGGTGTCGATCTCGGACGGCATCACGATGGGCAGTGAGGGCATGAAGGCTTCGCTGATCTCGCGGGAAGTGATCGCCGACTCGATTGAGTTGGTCGCACGCGGGAACTTGTTCGACGGCATGGTGGCGCTGTCCGGATGCGATAAGACAATTCCGGGAACGATCATGGCGCTCGCGAGGCTGGATATCCCGGGGCTCATGATCTACGGCGGTTCGATCGCGCCTGGGCGATTCAAGAATCACGACGTCACCATCCAGGATGTTTTTGAAGCCGTTGGCGCACACGCGCGAGGCAAGCTCAGCGATACCGACCTTTGTGATCTCGAAAACCACGCCTGCCCGGGAGCCGGTGCCTGTGGCGGTCAGTACACGGCGAACACCATGGCCATGGTTGGTGAGTTCCTTGGAATCTCGCCGATGGGAACAGCGAGCGTACCGGCCGTGGAGAATGCGAAAGCGAATGAAGCAATCCGTGCCGGAGAGCTCGTAATGGAGCTGGTTCGTCGCGATGTCCGTCCTTCGCAGATCATGACGCGCGCGGCCATTGAGAACGCAATCACAGCGGTTGCCGCGAGCGGCGGATCGACGAATGCGGTCCTGCATCTTTTGGCGATTGCGCATGAACTCGGACTGGACCTTCAAATCGACGAGTTCGACCGAATCGCCGCGACAACACCCCTGATCTGCGATCTGAAACCAGGCGGGCAGTACACCGCGGTCGATATGTTCCACGCGGGTGGAAACCGTTTGCTTGCGCAACGGCTGAAGTCTGCCGGACGTCTGAATGCAGGCTGCGTGACGGTGTCGACGAGAACCATCGGCGATGAAGCGGATTCTGGCAGCGAACGCGCGGGGCAACAGGTAGTGCTGCCCATGCAGCAGGCGCTGAAGCCGCACGGGGGGTTCGCAATCCTTAAGGGCAATTTGGCTCCTGAAGGATGCGTGCTGAAACTGGCGGGGCACAACATTCGCCACCATCGGGGGCCGGCGCGAGTGTTCGACTGCGAAGAAGAAGCTTTCGCCGCCGTGCAGTCAGGGGGTATCAAGGCCGGTGACGTGGTGGTGATTCGATATGAAGGTCCACGAGGCGGGCCCGGTATGCGCGAAATGCTGGCGGTAACGGCAGCAATTAACGGTGCAGGTCTGGGAGATGACGTGGCCCTCATCACCGATGGGCGCTTTTCCGGCGCGACGCACGGATTCATGGTGGGACACGTGGCTCCCGAAGCCGCCAATGGCGGACCGATCGCAGCGGTGCGCGACGGTGATGTTGTGGAGATAGATGTGAACTCGCGCATACTGAGCGTCGAACTCACGGAAAACCAGTTGCGATCAAGACTGGCGACATGGCACGCACCCGCGTCGAAGTATCCGACGGGCGTGATGGCCAAGTACGCAAAGGGAGTCGCCTCGGCTGCGCAGGGCGCGGTAACCACGGCGTTTGTGCCGCGCACCGCAAAACAGGAATTGGAAGTCGAAGCCGGACGCTGTGTCCGTTAA
- a CDS encoding (Fe-S)-binding protein yields the protein MLPRVALFIPCFVDQVCPQVGVDMARVLRRIGCEIWFPEDQTCCGQPAFNTGYWQDARQLAARFLKVFDKAEVVVGPSGSCVAMVRKFYPELLHSTFGLEKFFEFSEFLLKYNMEDVGASFPHKVTVHDSCHANRELGIRQGPRKLLKNVRGLELIEMRDSDECCGFGGTFSVKFGAISAAMGDVKTGNAEQTQADFVTAVDPSCLMHIDGILRKKRSPMKTIHLASILASEAAQ from the coding sequence ATGCTGCCCCGAGTCGCGCTGTTTATCCCCTGTTTCGTGGACCAGGTCTGCCCCCAGGTCGGCGTGGATATGGCCCGCGTGCTACGCCGAATCGGGTGCGAAATCTGGTTCCCTGAGGACCAGACCTGTTGTGGGCAGCCAGCTTTCAACACCGGTTACTGGCAGGATGCGCGCCAACTCGCAGCTCGGTTCCTGAAAGTATTCGATAAGGCAGAGGTTGTGGTTGGACCTTCCGGCTCCTGTGTCGCGATGGTCCGCAAGTTCTACCCCGAGCTTCTGCACTCGACCTTCGGGCTGGAGAAGTTCTTCGAATTCTCAGAGTTCCTCCTCAAATACAACATGGAAGATGTGGGTGCCAGCTTCCCGCACAAAGTAACGGTTCACGATTCTTGCCACGCCAACCGGGAACTCGGCATTCGCCAGGGTCCACGGAAACTCCTCAAGAATGTCCGTGGCCTGGAACTGATCGAGATGCGCGATTCCGATGAGTGCTGCGGGTTCGGGGGAACATTCTCGGTGAAGTTTGGAGCGATCTCCGCTGCAATGGGCGACGTGAAGACCGGCAACGCCGAGCAGACCCAGGCGGACTTTGTCACCGCTGTTGATCCCAGTTGCCTCATGCACATCGACGGCATCCTGCGGAAGAAGCGCTCGCCGATGAAGACGATCCACCTCGCGTCGATTCTCGCCAGTGAGGCCGCGCAATGA
- a CDS encoding LutB/LldF family L-lactate oxidation iron-sulfur protein yields MNPAREFLLNAAAKSVDLAHRKIIRKNMDHYEVRLAEGVARFADWEGARDVCSAIKDDAIEHLGDYLKQFEAKVKARGGVVFWAETAEEARDYVANLARDRGVKRVVKSKSMVTEEIHLTSALERAGCEVLETDLGEYIVQLRNEPPYHIVTPAMHLTRKEIYETFKEKLPGITTDEPVELVAAARRVMREFFFSAEMGISGANFLVADSGMIALTTNEGNARLGTALPRIHVVVTGIEKVVPKLSDLGILWPTLAGAATGQSLSAYNTLIGGPRRQNEVDGPEEFHVVLLDNGRTALLAESEQREALKCIRCGACLNNCPVYRQIGGHAYGTTYQGPIGSVLTPHFRGHDFDHLSYASSLCGACTAGCPVKIDLHHHLLRNRRNAVQNSRPLLERIAFRLFRWTMLSSARYTWFAGIGKKLATLLRGTAFDPLREWNRYRTPPQMPKKSFRQMWRDGDV; encoded by the coding sequence ATGAACCCAGCCCGGGAGTTTCTCCTCAATGCAGCAGCCAAATCTGTCGATCTCGCGCATCGCAAGATCATCCGCAAGAACATGGACCATTACGAGGTCCGCCTCGCGGAGGGCGTTGCACGTTTCGCCGACTGGGAAGGCGCTCGCGACGTTTGCTCCGCAATCAAGGACGACGCCATCGAACATCTTGGCGACTACCTGAAGCAATTCGAAGCGAAGGTGAAGGCGCGGGGTGGAGTCGTTTTCTGGGCAGAGACCGCCGAAGAGGCTCGTGACTATGTCGCTAACCTTGCGCGCGACCGCGGCGTAAAGCGAGTGGTTAAGTCGAAGTCGATGGTCACCGAGGAAATCCACCTCACCTCTGCGCTCGAGCGTGCCGGATGCGAGGTGCTTGAAACCGACCTCGGCGAATACATCGTCCAATTGCGGAACGAGCCTCCGTATCACATCGTCACGCCCGCCATGCACCTTACCCGCAAGGAGATCTACGAGACCTTCAAGGAGAAACTTCCCGGCATCACCACCGACGAACCGGTGGAACTTGTTGCCGCCGCGCGCCGCGTCATGCGCGAGTTCTTCTTCTCGGCCGAAATGGGGATCTCAGGCGCGAATTTCCTTGTCGCCGATTCCGGTATGATTGCGCTCACCACCAACGAAGGCAACGCCCGTCTCGGCACGGCTCTACCCAGGATCCATGTTGTCGTTACCGGAATCGAGAAGGTTGTTCCAAAGCTCAGTGACCTCGGAATTCTCTGGCCAACGCTCGCCGGAGCCGCCACCGGACAATCTCTCAGCGCGTACAACACTCTCATCGGCGGACCACGCCGCCAAAACGAGGTCGATGGCCCTGAAGAATTCCACGTCGTCCTGCTCGACAACGGACGCACCGCCCTGCTCGCCGAATCTGAACAGCGCGAAGCCCTGAAGTGTATTCGCTGCGGAGCCTGCCTGAATAATTGCCCGGTGTATCGCCAGATCGGCGGCCACGCCTACGGGACAACATATCAAGGCCCCATCGGTAGCGTGCTCACGCCGCACTTCCGCGGACACGACTTCGATCACCTTTCGTACGCGTCGTCGCTGTGCGGAGCGTGTACCGCCGGATGCCCGGTCAAGATCGACCTGCACCATCACTTGCTTCGAAACCGGCGCAACGCAGTTCAGAACTCGCGGCCCCTGCTGGAACGGATCGCTTTTCGCCTTTTCCGGTGGACCATGCTCAGTAGCGCTCGCTATACGTGGTTTGCTGGGATCGGCAAGAAACTTGCGACCTTGTTACGTGGCACTGCCTTCGACCCGCTGCGCGAATGGAATCGTTATCGCACGCCCCCACAGATGCCAAAGAAATCATTCCGTCAGATGTGGAGGGACGGCGATGTCTGA
- a CDS encoding LUD domain-containing protein: protein MSDLSSRERILGRIENALKTRRSAQPRRSTEGIFAPIPDLLRRFEDECRGNLTECIVTRDVDAALARVLSSVEPGEIFVEDTAQFRTLLGSTGPGKTDHQVLWSTEGPPTKSCQATITRAEALIAQTGSLLVSSDCGGRGASVVAPVHIVIAHERQLVRDVEAALELAALNRLADTNSFLGVITGCSRTGDIEKLLVIGAHGPKRLVVIVEHK from the coding sequence ATGTCTGATCTGAGCAGCCGTGAGCGAATTTTAGGCCGCATCGAAAACGCCCTTAAGACCCGCCGCTCCGCGCAGCCGAGGCGCTCAACTGAAGGAATTTTCGCACCCATTCCAGATCTGCTGCGCCGCTTTGAAGACGAATGCCGTGGCAATCTGACGGAGTGTATCGTCACTCGCGATGTCGACGCCGCACTGGCTCGGGTTCTCTCCTCGGTTGAGCCCGGCGAGATCTTCGTCGAAGACACCGCCCAATTCCGTACATTGCTTGGCAGCACGGGTCCCGGCAAGACGGACCACCAAGTTCTCTGGTCCACTGAAGGCCCTCCAACGAAATCATGTCAGGCCACCATCACGCGCGCCGAGGCGCTCATTGCGCAAACCGGTTCGCTGCTGGTCTCTTCGGATTGCGGTGGCCGTGGGGCATCCGTCGTCGCGCCGGTTCACATCGTCATCGCGCATGAACGGCAGCTTGTCCGCGACGTGGAGGCCGCGCTCGAACTGGCTGCTCTCAACCGGCTAGCGGATACCAACTCTTTCCTTGGCGTCATTACCGGATGCAGTCGGACCGGCGACATCGAGAAGCTCCTTGTCATCGGTGCGCACGGCCCCAAACGCCTCGTCGTAATTGTCGAACACAAATAG
- a CDS encoding DUF4142 domain-containing protein: protein MESFKKVLRGAFITSTAVCLLSFGVAAQDQTTSPQGSTGADQHATHGKTHKGSTSKAASSSETSSSAGAASGSLSAADKKFVMKAAEGGLTEVQLGQLAAQKGQSDDVKKFGQRMVDDHGKANDQLKQLAEQKGVTLPTEPSAKDKAEADRLSKLSGDQFDKAYMRHMVMDHKKDVAEFKKESTTAKDSDVKNFATQTLPTLEDHLKQAEQVAGSTGAKTGMEHKSKAKTASATTPNPK from the coding sequence ATGGAGAGTTTCAAGAAAGTTCTGCGTGGTGCTTTCATCACGTCTACAGCGGTCTGCCTGTTGTCGTTTGGGGTGGCCGCACAAGATCAAACAACCAGTCCCCAAGGGTCGACGGGTGCTGATCAGCATGCGACCCACGGAAAGACCCACAAAGGCTCGACCTCGAAGGCGGCTTCGAGCAGCGAAACTTCGAGCAGTGCCGGGGCCGCGAGCGGCAGCCTGAGCGCAGCTGATAAGAAATTCGTAATGAAGGCTGCCGAGGGCGGATTGACGGAAGTGCAACTGGGACAATTGGCTGCGCAGAAAGGCCAGAGCGATGACGTAAAGAAATTCGGTCAACGCATGGTGGACGATCACGGCAAAGCCAACGATCAACTCAAGCAATTGGCGGAACAGAAAGGCGTCACGCTTCCGACGGAGCCTTCGGCGAAGGACAAGGCGGAAGCGGATCGCCTGTCGAAACTTTCGGGCGACCAGTTCGACAAGGCCTACATGCGGCACATGGTCATGGACCACAAGAAGGACGTGGCCGAGTTCAAGAAAGAGTCGACCACTGCGAAGGATAGCGACGTGAAGAACTTCGCTACGCAGACTCTGCCGACCTTGGAAGACCACCTCAAGCAGGCGGAGCAGGTGGCCGGCAGCACTGGCGCAAAGACGGGAATGGAGCACAAGAGCAAAGCGAAAACCGCGAGCGCAACCACACCCAATCCGAAGTAA